Proteins from a genomic interval of Quercus lobata isolate SW786 chromosome 11, ValleyOak3.0 Primary Assembly, whole genome shotgun sequence:
- the LOC115968846 gene encoding chromatin-remodeling complex subunit ies6-like: MELDVVKAELVLPTHLSFKQVQMYEKYPKGQSRGRHWKHLKQILQAENYQNFPTDEPTYVNIESPPSMHPCKKICDITGYEAPYYDPRTNLRYANADVFKLVRSLPNEYVQRYLALRNAAVVLK, translated from the exons atggagcTAGACGTGGTGAAAGCAGAGTTAGTGTTGCCAACCCACCTCAGTTTCAAGCAGGTTCAAATGTATGAGAAGTACCCAAAAGGCCAATCCAGAGGCAGACACTGGAAACATCTCAAGCAGATCCTTCAGGCTGAGAATTACCAGAATTTCCCTACTGACGAACCCACCT ATGTTAATATTGAGTCACCACCCTCTATGCATCCTTGCAAGAAAATTTGTGATATAACAGGATATGAG GCGCCATACTATGACCCTAGGACCAATCTCCGTTATGCGAATGCTGATGTTTTCAAGCTCGTAAGATCGCTTCCTAATGAGTATGTGCAAAGGTATTTGGCTCTGAGAAACGCAGCAGTGGTCCTCAAGTAG